One window of the Benincasa hispida cultivar B227 chromosome 3, ASM972705v1, whole genome shotgun sequence genome contains the following:
- the LOC120072957 gene encoding rac-like GTP-binding protein RAC13, whose translation MSTARFIKCVTVGDGAVGKTCMLISYTSNTFPTDYVPTVFDNFSANVVVDGSTVNLGLWDTAGQEDYNRLRPLSYRGADVFLLAFSLISKASYENIFKKWLPELKHYAPNVPIVLVGTKLDLRDDRQYLIDHPGATPITPAQGEELRKMIGAITYIECSSKTQKNVKNVFDAAIKVALRPPRPKKKARKQRTNCALL comes from the exons ATGAGCACAGCCCGCTTTATCAAATGCGTCACCGTCGGGGACGGCGCCGTCGGGAAGACCTGTATGCTGATTTCTTACACTAGCAACACTTTTCCCACG GATTATGTTCCGACTGTGTTTGATAACTTCAGCGCCAATGTGGTAGTCGATGGCAGCACTGTTAATCTTGGCTTGTGGGACACTGCCG GACAGGAAGATTACAACAGACTGAGGCCTCTGAGTTACAGAGGAGCTGATGTTTTCTTATTGGCATTTTCTCTCATTAGCAAAGCTAGTTATGAGAACATCTTCAAGAAG TGGCTTCCTGAACTTAAACATTACGCTCCGAATGTACCCATCGTTTTGGTTGGAACTAAGCTTG ATCTACGAGACGACAGACAGTATCTGATTGATCATCCAGGCGCAACTCCCATTACCCCAGCTCAG GGCGAGGAACTGAGGAAGATGATTGGGGCAATTACATACATAGAATGTAGTTCTAAGACTCAAAAG AATGTTAAGAATGTGTTTGATGCGGCAATAAAGGTAGCATTGAGGCCTCCGAGACCAAAGAAAAAGGCTCGCAAGCAGAGGACAAATTGTGCTTTACTTTGA